The following proteins come from a genomic window of Proteiniphilum propionicum:
- a CDS encoding golvesin C-terminal-like domain-containing protein has product MGKSICILIGLILSYPLFSQDLQEDSLKFRLNGSLTNIYRETLLRPGKVTVDSIALNEHKKSIELHTNLSLSYLPMRENTVRQIYDSIRYHLPLAQKKYRISVFSDKQEIRTLVPNFYRQSKKDKNRMISHKVKPSLVTNFSAPENSFDKGLTNNHIALWQSHGWYYEQKLGRWEWQRARIFQTVEDLYTQSYVLPFLVPMLENAGANVLLPRERDYNKQEVIIDNDGSKKGSTYRETNGKETWRNSDSAGFANLREIWLDGENPFRMGTARQTKTVSRGEESIATWTPDIPEKGRYAVFVSYQTVKNSSNDALYSIYHAGGKTDFRVNQQMGGGTWIFLGNFDFEEGTSHRITLSNRSKRTGKIVTADAVKIGGGMGNIARMPNPGGFERENTKSAEEQTQKEMLASKINYSPEISGYPRYAEGARYWMQWAGVPDTIYNRTEGKNDYTDDYASRGVWVNWLAGGSSVLPDAKGLNIPLDLAFAFHTDAGTFWGDTIVGTLGIYMTHFNNEKFENGRSRWASRDLSELIMEEVTSDIRREFEPEWTRRHLWNRSYAEARIPNVPTMLLELLSHQNFADMRYGLDPSFRFTVSRSIYKGMLKFIASQYNREYVVQPLPVKDFSLSFSGEREVELKWKPTIDATEPSANPTKYIVYTRINGRGFDNGVIANTNSYKVSIQKDLVYSFKVAAVNEGGESFPSEILSACRKSDQKGEALIVNGFTRVSAPFSFVTSEDSIAGFAGSVDNGVPYIADHHFIGQMHEFRRIIPWMDDDASGFGDSNANYETTRIAGNSFDYPFVHGQAFAEAGYSFVSTAADAVENGTVKLSDYETVDWILGKQREWSIARGAKPPKFKTFSQLQQKAVTDYCNGGGNIIVSGAFVGTDLWDNPFATEKDKEWAQQTLKYKWRNNNGAVTGHVKSVPSPFLPIQGNYRYYNELNSDSYVVENPDAIEPADKNAFTIFRYSENNLSAGVLYKGETYSTCILGFPIEAVKGQDKRNELIKQITDAFK; this is encoded by the coding sequence ATGGGTAAATCAATATGTATATTAATAGGGCTCATACTCTCTTACCCGCTATTTTCCCAGGATCTTCAGGAGGATTCCCTGAAATTCAGACTTAACGGGTCGTTGACCAACATTTACCGGGAGACGCTGCTTCGCCCGGGAAAGGTGACGGTGGACAGTATCGCGCTGAATGAACATAAAAAAAGCATTGAGTTGCATACCAACCTCTCCCTCTCCTACCTGCCGATGCGCGAAAATACAGTACGCCAAATTTACGATAGCATACGATATCACTTGCCTTTGGCACAAAAGAAATATCGCATCAGCGTGTTTTCTGATAAACAGGAAATAAGGACGCTTGTTCCCAATTTTTACCGTCAATCGAAGAAGGATAAAAACCGGATGATTTCACACAAAGTGAAGCCCTCCCTCGTAACCAACTTTTCCGCACCCGAAAACTCATTCGATAAGGGTCTCACAAACAACCATATTGCACTGTGGCAAAGCCATGGTTGGTATTATGAGCAGAAGCTGGGACGTTGGGAGTGGCAGCGGGCGCGTATTTTTCAAACGGTGGAAGATCTCTATACACAGAGTTATGTGCTGCCTTTTTTGGTGCCGATGCTGGAAAATGCCGGGGCCAATGTGCTGCTTCCACGTGAGCGTGATTACAATAAACAGGAGGTCATCATCGATAACGATGGCAGCAAAAAAGGCTCTACCTATAGGGAGACGAATGGCAAAGAAACCTGGCGAAATAGCGATTCAGCCGGTTTTGCAAACCTTCGCGAGATATGGCTTGATGGCGAAAATCCTTTCCGGATGGGCACGGCAAGGCAAACAAAAACCGTCTCACGGGGTGAGGAAAGCATTGCCACCTGGACACCCGATATTCCGGAGAAAGGACGATATGCGGTGTTTGTCTCTTATCAGACGGTCAAAAACAGTAGTAACGATGCACTCTACAGCATATATCATGCCGGCGGCAAAACCGACTTCAGGGTAAATCAACAGATGGGTGGCGGCACATGGATTTTTCTTGGCAATTTTGATTTTGAAGAGGGTACCTCCCACAGAATTACCCTCTCCAACAGGAGCAAGCGAACAGGTAAAATTGTAACAGCTGATGCTGTAAAAATAGGAGGCGGCATGGGTAATATTGCCCGGATGCCTAACCCGGGTGGCTTTGAAAGGGAAAACACAAAAAGCGCTGAAGAACAAACTCAAAAAGAGATGCTGGCATCAAAAATAAACTACTCACCGGAAATAAGTGGATACCCGCGATATGCCGAAGGGGCACGCTATTGGATGCAGTGGGCAGGAGTCCCCGACACTATCTACAACCGCACAGAGGGAAAAAATGACTATACCGATGACTACGCCAGCCGCGGCGTGTGGGTAAACTGGCTGGCAGGAGGGTCGTCGGTACTGCCTGATGCCAAAGGGCTGAACATTCCCTTGGATCTGGCCTTTGCTTTCCATACCGATGCAGGTACTTTCTGGGGCGACACCATAGTAGGGACACTCGGTATATACATGACACACTTTAACAATGAAAAGTTCGAAAACGGAAGGTCGCGATGGGCATCACGAGACCTGTCGGAGTTGATAATGGAGGAGGTCACCTCAGATATACGAAGGGAGTTTGAACCCGAGTGGACACGCCGCCACCTCTGGAACCGCTCCTATGCAGAGGCGCGCATACCCAATGTTCCCACTATGCTGCTGGAACTGCTGTCACACCAGAACTTTGCCGATATGCGATATGGGCTTGACCCTTCGTTTCGTTTTACTGTAAGCCGGTCGATCTATAAGGGGATGCTCAAATTCATCGCCTCACAATACAACCGGGAATATGTGGTACAGCCACTGCCGGTAAAGGATTTCAGTTTGTCTTTTTCGGGAGAAAGAGAGGTTGAGCTAAAATGGAAGCCCACAATAGATGCAACGGAACCTTCGGCAAACCCCACGAAATATATTGTCTATACCCGTATAAACGGAAGAGGATTTGATAACGGGGTGATTGCAAATACTAACAGCTACAAAGTTTCCATACAAAAAGATCTCGTGTACAGTTTTAAAGTGGCGGCTGTGAACGAAGGAGGGGAAAGCTTTCCATCTGAAATATTGTCAGCTTGCCGTAAGTCTGATCAAAAAGGTGAAGCGCTTATCGTAAATGGATTCACCAGGGTCTCAGCCCCATTCAGTTTTGTTACCTCTGAGGATAGCATCGCCGGTTTCGCGGGAAGTGTGGACAATGGCGTGCCCTATATTGCCGATCACCACTTTATCGGGCAGATGCATGAGTTCCGGCGCATCATACCCTGGATGGATGATGATGCTTCGGGCTTTGGAGACAGCAATGCGAACTACGAAACCACCAGGATTGCCGGAAACAGTTTCGATTATCCTTTCGTTCACGGACAAGCCTTCGCAGAGGCAGGATACTCTTTTGTTTCAACTGCGGCGGATGCTGTGGAAAACGGTACTGTGAAACTGTCTGATTACGAGACTGTGGACTGGATACTGGGCAAACAGCGCGAATGGAGTATAGCCAGGGGAGCGAAACCACCGAAATTTAAAACCTTCTCACAGTTGCAGCAGAAGGCCGTAACCGATTACTGTAACGGCGGCGGCAACATCATAGTGAGCGGCGCTTTTGTGGGGACCGACCTGTGGGATAATCCGTTTGCCACAGAAAAAGACAAAGAGTGGGCACAACAAACGCTCAAATATAAATGGCGTAACAACAACGGTGCGGTGACCGGACATGTTAAGTCCGTACCCTCCCCTTTTCTCCCGATACAGGGTAATTACAGATACTACAATGAGCTGAACAGCGATAGCTATGTGGTAGAAAATCCTGATGCAATAGAACCGGCCGATAAGAACGCCTTTACTATTTTCCGCTATTCCGAGAACAACCTGAGCGCAGGTGTTCTGTACAAAGGCGAAACTTACAGTACGTGTATACTGGGTTTCCCTATTGAAGCGGTAAAAGGCCAGGATAAACGTAATGAGCTGATAAAACAGATTACAGATGCATTTAAATAA
- a CDS encoding glycosyltransferase family 2 protein, translated as MKNIDAFILFSQPDQAKRTVEELRQSALINNIFLLSPEEITSVIEGCEKIVIDNLQSTQTIKRIAQKSTTPYTLIYQKPTVLKPGYFALERMVRIADDTQAGMVYADYYAVTNGEKKNNPLIEYQEGSLRDDFNFGSLLLYNTTALKDAAMRMRENYPYAGLYDLRLKVSQKYPVVHINEYLYTEIEEDTRASGQKIFDYVDPKNRQVQIEMEQACTQHLKDVGAFLEPAFEKIEFNRGDFEYEASVIIPVRNRIKTIRDAISSVLMQKADFPFNLIVVDNHSTDGTTEAIDSFKNDERLIHIVPERDDLGIGGCWNMGVHHTKCGKFAVQLDSDDVYSGEDTLQKIVNAFYEQNCAMVVGTYQMTDFHMEEIPPGIIDHREWTPENGRNNALRINGLGAPRAFYTPVLREIKVPNTSYGEDYALGLNISRRYQIGRIYDILYLCRRWEDNSDASLDIVKMNAHNLYKDKIRTWELQARKNRK; from the coding sequence ATGAAGAATATAGACGCCTTTATCCTTTTCAGTCAACCTGATCAGGCAAAAAGAACAGTAGAAGAGCTCAGGCAGTCGGCATTGATAAACAACATCTTCCTGCTTTCTCCCGAAGAGATCACATCTGTTATTGAAGGATGTGAGAAGATCGTTATCGACAATTTGCAGAGTACACAAACAATTAAAAGAATCGCTCAAAAATCTACAACACCTTATACACTCATCTATCAGAAACCAACAGTGCTGAAGCCGGGGTATTTCGCCCTTGAACGGATGGTGCGTATTGCAGACGATACGCAGGCGGGAATGGTGTATGCCGACTATTATGCGGTAACCAACGGCGAAAAGAAAAATAATCCGTTAATAGAATATCAGGAGGGAAGCCTCCGTGACGATTTTAACTTCGGTTCGCTACTACTTTACAATACAACTGCATTAAAGGACGCAGCGATGAGGATGCGCGAAAACTATCCGTATGCCGGGCTGTATGACCTCAGGCTAAAAGTGTCGCAAAAGTATCCTGTTGTACATATAAACGAGTACCTTTACACCGAGATTGAAGAGGATACCCGTGCGTCGGGCCAGAAAATATTCGACTATGTAGATCCTAAAAACCGGCAGGTGCAGATAGAGATGGAACAGGCCTGCACACAACATCTGAAAGATGTGGGAGCATTTCTGGAACCTGCATTCGAAAAGATTGAATTTAACCGGGGAGATTTTGAATACGAAGCGTCGGTAATTATTCCGGTACGAAACCGTATCAAAACCATCAGAGATGCAATCTCCTCTGTTCTGATGCAAAAGGCTGATTTTCCATTCAACCTGATAGTGGTTGACAACCATTCAACCGATGGCACCACTGAGGCTATCGATTCTTTTAAAAATGATGAGCGGTTGATACATATAGTCCCTGAAAGAGACGACCTGGGCATCGGAGGCTGCTGGAACATGGGTGTACATCACACAAAATGCGGAAAGTTTGCCGTGCAGTTAGACAGCGACGATGTGTACAGCGGAGAGGACACGCTACAGAAAATTGTAAATGCTTTTTACGAACAGAACTGCGCCATGGTGGTAGGGACCTATCAGATGACCGACTTCCATATGGAAGAGATACCGCCGGGGATCATCGACCACCGCGAGTGGACTCCCGAAAACGGAAGGAACAACGCGCTTCGCATAAACGGGCTTGGGGCGCCACGGGCTTTCTATACGCCAGTACTGCGAGAAATCAAGGTGCCCAACACCAGCTACGGAGAGGATTACGCACTCGGGCTCAACATTTCTCGTCGTTATCAGATAGGACGCATTTATGATATATTGTACCTTTGCCGCCGCTGGGAGGATAACAGCGACGCTTCGCTGGACATTGTGAAAATGAATGCACATAACCTTTACAAAGACAAAATAAGGACATGGGAGCTACAGGCCAGAAAAAATCGCAAATAA
- a CDS encoding SpoIID/LytB domain-containing protein: MKEPFIHVGILLEQPKINFSLQTAYKFNGKEYAPGDYSVEFSDGKILFNGQLYDDISFEADRPHKDSFELKNVIIGVNFHWEQKENQSFIGGLKFITENSAVSAINIVSLEDYLTSVISSEMSATSSEELLKAHAVISRSWLLAQIQKNKLIRKDYSTSFVRSTEIVRWYDREDHANFDVCADDHCQRYQGVTKQSTPLVKQVVEQTRGEVLTFNGTICDARFSKCCGGVTETFENVWEPVIHPYLQAKPDSEAGALPADLTGEESAEKWIRTSPPAYCNTQNAKVLKQVLNDYDQETSDFYRWKVDYSQHELANLIRERSGIDFGEIIDMQPLERGTSGRIIRLKIIGTKRVMTIGKELEIRRTLSRSHLYSSAFVVDAYDENNEGVPQLFTLTGAGWGHGVGLCQIGAAMMAEKGYSYEEILHHYFPDTKINNKY; encoded by the coding sequence ATAAAGGAACCGTTTATTCACGTCGGCATTTTACTGGAACAGCCGAAGATCAACTTTTCGCTGCAGACAGCTTATAAATTTAACGGAAAAGAATACGCGCCAGGCGACTACTCGGTAGAGTTTTCGGATGGAAAGATTCTCTTCAATGGTCAATTATACGATGATATTTCTTTCGAAGCAGATCGTCCGCACAAAGATAGTTTTGAACTTAAAAATGTGATTATCGGTGTTAATTTCCACTGGGAACAAAAAGAAAATCAGAGCTTTATTGGTGGATTGAAATTTATCACAGAGAACAGTGCGGTCTCTGCAATCAACATTGTTTCACTGGAAGATTATCTCACGAGCGTTATTTCGTCAGAAATGAGTGCCACCAGCTCGGAAGAGTTGCTGAAGGCACATGCGGTAATTTCCCGGAGCTGGCTTCTGGCACAGATTCAGAAGAATAAGTTGATCAGGAAAGATTACAGTACCTCGTTCGTTAGATCTACCGAAATCGTCCGATGGTACGACCGTGAAGACCATGCCAATTTCGATGTTTGTGCAGATGACCATTGTCAGCGTTATCAAGGAGTTACTAAACAATCGACGCCGTTGGTGAAGCAAGTTGTCGAGCAAACACGTGGCGAAGTGCTCACATTTAACGGGACAATTTGCGATGCCCGCTTCTCGAAATGTTGCGGAGGGGTGACGGAGACATTTGAAAATGTATGGGAACCGGTCATCCACCCCTACCTGCAGGCTAAACCAGATAGTGAAGCAGGGGCACTTCCCGCGGATCTCACCGGTGAAGAGAGTGCCGAAAAATGGATACGCACCTCTCCCCCAGCCTATTGTAACACGCAGAATGCGAAAGTACTGAAACAGGTTTTAAACGACTACGACCAGGAAACCTCCGACTTTTACCGTTGGAAGGTGGACTATTCTCAACATGAATTGGCAAATCTTATCAGAGAACGGTCAGGTATCGATTTTGGAGAGATTATCGATATGCAGCCACTCGAAAGGGGCACATCGGGCCGTATTATCCGGCTGAAGATTATCGGTACAAAACGGGTTATGACCATCGGCAAAGAGCTCGAAATAAGGCGTACACTTTCAAGATCGCACCTCTACAGCTCTGCCTTCGTGGTGGATGCCTATGATGAAAACAATGAGGGAGTGCCGCAACTGTTCACACTCACAGGGGCCGGATGGGGACACGGTGTGGGATTGTGCCAGATCGGAGCTGCCATGATGGCGGAGAAAGGGTACAGCTACGAAGAGATACTGCACCACTATTTCCCCGACACGAAAATCAACAATAAATACTAA
- a CDS encoding AmpG family muropeptide MFS transporter, which yields MNQSTRSPWSWIPTLYFAEGLPYVAVMTVSVIMYKRFGLSNTEIALYTSWLYLPWVIKPFWSPFVDILRTKRWWIISMQLLIGAGLAGVAFTLPTPFYLQASLAFFWLMAFSSATHDIAADGFYMLALDDSQQSFFVGIRSTFYRLASITGQGLLVVLAGFLEKSTGKIPYAWSITFFILAGLFLTFFVYHRFVLPYPHADTGKSAHTPQEVMTEFGNTFKSFFTKKGIGLAIAFMLLYRLAEAMLVKLASPFLLDSRDMGGLGLHTSEVGITYGTVGVIALTLGGIIGGIVASRQGLKFWLWPMALAITLPNAAYLLLAYFQPDSFIWVNVAVAVEQLGYGFGFTAYMLYLIYFSQGEHKTAHYSICTGIMALGMMLPGMAAGWIQEQLGYQHFFIFIMIATIPTLLLIPFMKVDKDFGKSKKTPLPGEEVTTEQ from the coding sequence ATGAATCAATCTACACGATCCCCCTGGTCTTGGATACCAACCCTTTACTTCGCCGAAGGCCTGCCATACGTGGCAGTAATGACCGTTTCGGTTATCATGTACAAGCGTTTCGGACTGTCAAACACAGAGATAGCCCTGTACACAAGCTGGTTATACCTTCCATGGGTAATCAAACCCTTCTGGAGCCCGTTTGTGGATATCCTGAGAACCAAACGGTGGTGGATCATCTCCATGCAATTGTTGATAGGTGCCGGGCTTGCAGGGGTGGCTTTTACCCTCCCTACTCCCTTCTATCTGCAGGCATCACTTGCCTTCTTCTGGCTGATGGCTTTCAGTTCGGCCACTCATGATATCGCAGCAGACGGTTTTTATATGCTTGCCCTTGACGATTCACAACAATCCTTCTTCGTTGGTATACGCAGCACCTTCTATCGCCTTGCCTCAATAACCGGTCAAGGATTACTGGTTGTTCTGGCTGGATTCCTGGAAAAATCGACCGGCAAAATTCCTTATGCATGGAGCATCACCTTTTTTATCCTGGCGGGACTTTTTCTGACATTTTTCGTCTATCACCGCTTTGTTTTGCCTTACCCGCACGCTGATACCGGAAAATCAGCCCACACACCACAGGAGGTGATGACTGAGTTTGGAAATACCTTCAAATCTTTTTTTACTAAAAAAGGAATAGGGCTGGCAATCGCTTTCATGCTACTGTACAGGCTGGCCGAAGCGATGCTTGTCAAACTGGCATCACCATTTTTATTAGACAGCCGTGATATGGGCGGATTGGGACTACACACTTCTGAAGTAGGCATAACCTATGGTACGGTGGGCGTGATCGCCCTTACACTTGGCGGAATCATCGGCGGAATTGTGGCTTCCCGTCAGGGATTGAAATTCTGGTTGTGGCCGATGGCATTGGCCATTACGTTGCCCAATGCGGCTTATCTTCTCCTTGCGTACTTTCAGCCTGATAGTTTCATATGGGTGAATGTGGCTGTAGCTGTTGAACAGCTTGGATACGGTTTCGGATTTACGGCATATATGCTATACCTTATCTATTTCTCACAGGGTGAACACAAAACAGCTCACTATTCCATCTGCACGGGAATTATGGCACTCGGAATGATGCTTCCGGGGATGGCTGCAGGATGGATACAGGAACAACTGGGATACCAGCACTTTTTTATCTTTATCATGATTGCTACAATCCCTACATTACTGTTGATTCCTTTCATGAAAGTGGACAAAGATTTCGGAAAATCAAAGAAAACACCTTTGCCGGGTGAAGAAGTCACTACTGAACAGTAA
- a CDS encoding exo-beta-N-acetylmuramidase NamZ family protein, with the protein MALMLYCMTITSSAFARNIRVKTGIEVLKESNFKILQGKRVGLITNPTGVDNDLKSTIDILHEAPGVQLVALYGPEHGVRGDVHAGDKIDSFTDSNTGVPVYSLYGATRKPSKEMLNGVDVLVYDIQDIGCRSYTYISTMYLAMQAAAENDIEFVVLDRPNPLSGLKVEGNLVEEGFVSFVSQLRIPYIYGLTCGELAEMIIGEQMISRPCKLTVVKMKKWHRKMNFEDTGLPWVPTSPHIPFSHSAFFYPVSGILGELGYMSIGVGYTLPFEMFAAEWINAEEFARTLNAKQLPGVIFRPIHLKPYYSVGQGQDFQGVQIYLTDFFSARLSDIQFHVMEVSAQLYPDRKVFERAPENRFNMFDKVCGSDFIRLEFSKNHRFADIQSYWTKDEKSFRLLSKKYYLYR; encoded by the coding sequence ATGGCATTAATGCTTTACTGTATGACAATCACATCATCAGCTTTTGCCCGGAATATACGTGTCAAAACCGGAATTGAAGTGCTGAAGGAGTCTAACTTCAAGATCCTTCAGGGAAAACGTGTGGGACTGATCACCAACCCTACCGGAGTGGATAATGACCTGAAATCGACGATAGATATTCTGCATGAAGCTCCCGGCGTGCAGCTTGTAGCGCTTTACGGGCCCGAACACGGTGTGCGCGGCGATGTGCATGCCGGCGACAAAATCGATTCATTCACCGATTCCAATACGGGTGTGCCCGTTTATTCCCTCTATGGTGCCACTCGAAAACCGAGCAAAGAAATGTTGAACGGTGTAGATGTCCTCGTCTACGATATTCAAGACATCGGATGCCGGTCATACACCTATATCTCAACCATGTATCTGGCAATGCAGGCGGCTGCTGAAAACGATATTGAATTTGTGGTGCTCGACCGCCCAAACCCGTTAAGCGGTTTGAAAGTAGAAGGAAATCTTGTGGAGGAGGGATTTGTTTCGTTTGTGAGCCAGCTAAGGATTCCTTATATTTACGGCCTTACCTGTGGCGAGCTGGCAGAGATGATAATTGGCGAACAGATGATATCAAGGCCTTGTAAGCTGACAGTGGTGAAGATGAAAAAGTGGCACCGGAAGATGAACTTCGAGGATACCGGACTACCCTGGGTGCCCACCTCGCCACACATCCCGTTTTCTCATTCTGCATTTTTTTATCCTGTATCAGGCATTTTAGGTGAACTGGGATATATGTCTATCGGCGTTGGATATACGCTGCCGTTCGAGATGTTTGCCGCTGAATGGATCAACGCAGAAGAGTTTGCCAGGACGCTGAATGCAAAACAGCTGCCGGGTGTCATTTTCCGCCCCATACACCTGAAGCCCTATTATTCAGTTGGACAGGGACAGGACTTTCAGGGAGTACAGATATATCTTACCGATTTTTTCAGTGCGCGTCTGTCGGATATCCAGTTCCATGTAATGGAGGTGTCTGCGCAGCTCTATCCAGACAGAAAAGTGTTCGAGCGTGCTCCCGAAAACCGATTCAATATGTTCGACAAGGTATGCGGTAGCGATTTTATCCGTCTGGAATTTTCCAAGAACCATCGTTTTGCCGACATTCAATCTTATTGGACAAAAGATGAAAAGTCGTTCAGATTATTATCAAAGAAATATTACCTTTACCGGTAA
- a CDS encoding acyltransferase family protein, which yields MNRITSPDKSGRLLSLDILRGITIAGMIMVNNPGSWSYAYAPLKHAHWHGLTPTDLVFPFFMFIMGVSTFLSLRKFNFEPSRAAVWKIVRRTFLIFVMGLALGWFGQLCRGLASGESFFEASTHFNTLRILGVLQRLALAYGFAALAAVLVKGKLLPWVVGILLLGYYLILRFGKGFEMSEENIIAVVDKALLGTAHMYRDTTPEGVRIAFEPEGLLSTLPSVAHVLIGFLSGKLIVENKDNHTRVEKLLIWGTVLAFSGLLLQYGCPINKKIWSPTFVLVTTGFAAQLLGLLIWIIDIHQKERWSRFFHAFGVNPLIVYVFAGVMANLVANIRLNWQGEIISVKGFIYEVLLRPWAGDYFGSLLYALLFITVCWLFGYILYKKDIYIKI from the coding sequence ATGAACAGAATTACTTCACCTGATAAAAGCGGAAGGCTGCTTTCGCTTGATATTCTGCGCGGAATAACTATAGCGGGTATGATAATGGTCAACAATCCAGGCTCATGGAGCTACGCCTATGCGCCACTCAAACATGCTCATTGGCATGGACTTACACCGACCGATCTTGTATTCCCGTTCTTTATGTTTATTATGGGTGTATCCACCTTTTTGTCGCTGCGAAAATTCAACTTTGAACCTTCAAGAGCAGCAGTATGGAAAATTGTACGGCGTACCTTCCTCATTTTCGTGATGGGACTGGCACTGGGATGGTTCGGGCAGTTATGCAGGGGATTGGCTTCGGGAGAGTCTTTTTTTGAGGCATCAACCCATTTCAACACCCTCCGCATACTCGGAGTACTGCAAAGGCTGGCGCTGGCATACGGGTTTGCCGCCCTGGCCGCAGTTCTGGTGAAGGGCAAACTGCTGCCGTGGGTGGTTGGCATCCTGCTTCTGGGGTATTACCTGATTCTTCGTTTCGGAAAAGGGTTTGAGATGTCGGAAGAGAATATTATAGCGGTGGTGGACAAAGCACTTCTGGGGACTGCCCATATGTATAGAGACACCACGCCGGAAGGGGTACGCATAGCATTTGAACCAGAAGGGTTGCTTAGCACCCTCCCCTCCGTCGCCCATGTACTGATCGGTTTTCTTTCAGGGAAACTGATTGTGGAGAACAAAGACAACCACACACGGGTGGAGAAGCTGCTTATATGGGGAACTGTACTTGCTTTCTCAGGCTTATTGCTGCAATATGGATGCCCAATAAATAAGAAAATATGGAGCCCCACCTTCGTGCTCGTCACCACCGGCTTTGCCGCGCAACTGCTGGGACTGCTGATCTGGATCATCGATATCCATCAAAAAGAGAGATGGAGCCGTTTCTTTCACGCCTTCGGAGTGAACCCGCTCATTGTATATGTTTTTGCAGGCGTAATGGCCAACCTGGTCGCCAACATCCGGCTTAACTGGCAGGGAGAGATAATCTCTGTAAAAGGGTTTATTTACGAAGTGCTGCTGCGCCCGTGGGCGGGGGACTATTTCGGATCGCTGCTCTATGCGCTGCTGTTCATCACTGTATGCTGGCTGTTCGGATATATTTTATACAAAAAGGATATCTATATAAAAATTTAG
- a CDS encoding ATPase, giving the protein MSKSKFFTSSGSEEITDPILIADSGATKTDWCLTKKGEILHRFTSRGISPIFQTQEEIAEEIRLRVYPNLEKTEIQALFFYGSGCIPEKTEQVRSAIYQSFPINTIHVNSDLVAAAHSLCGHKPGIACIMGTGSNSCEWSGSAIVKQISPLGFILGDEGSGASLGKKLVSDALKNQLSKGLKEEFLDEYGLTPSLIIDRVYKQPFPSRFLASLSPFLLKHINDQSIRRIVTGSFSDFFERNVMQYDYQKNKVNFVGSIAWHYSDLLKEIAIEKGIEIGKISQSPMEGLIEYYI; this is encoded by the coding sequence ATGAGCAAATCAAAATTTTTCACCTCTTCAGGTTCAGAAGAAATAACAGACCCCATTCTTATTGCCGACAGTGGTGCCACCAAAACCGACTGGTGCCTGACTAAAAAAGGGGAGATACTTCACAGGTTTACAAGTAGAGGGATAAGTCCAATTTTTCAGACTCAGGAAGAGATAGCCGAAGAGATAAGATTGCGTGTTTATCCTAATTTGGAAAAAACTGAAATTCAGGCACTCTTTTTTTACGGAAGCGGCTGCATCCCGGAGAAAACAGAACAGGTGCGCAGCGCCATCTATCAGTCATTTCCTATTAATACCATCCATGTAAATAGCGATCTGGTAGCAGCTGCTCACAGCCTGTGCGGCCACAAGCCCGGCATTGCCTGCATCATGGGTACCGGCAGCAATTCATGTGAATGGAGCGGATCTGCAATAGTAAAACAGATATCACCACTCGGTTTTATTCTGGGTGATGAAGGCAGCGGGGCCTCATTAGGAAAAAAGCTGGTGAGCGATGCGTTAAAAAATCAATTATCCAAAGGTTTAAAAGAGGAGTTTCTGGATGAATACGGGCTTACCCCCTCTCTTATTATCGACAGGGTGTATAAGCAACCCTTCCCAAGTCGTTTTCTGGCAAGCCTCTCGCCCTTTCTGCTTAAACATATCAATGATCAGAGTATTCGCCGTATTGTTACCGGCAGCTTTTCAGATTTCTTCGAGAGAAACGTTATGCAATACGATTATCAGAAAAATAAGGTTAATTTTGTAGGATCAATCGCTTGGCACTACTCTGACCTGCTGAAGGAGATAGCAATAGAAAAAGGAATTGAGATTGGGAAGATATCACAATCGCCCATGGAGGGATTGATAGAATATTATATATGA